The following proteins come from a genomic window of Leguminivora glycinivorella isolate SPB_JAAS2020 chromosome 6, LegGlyc_1.1, whole genome shotgun sequence:
- the LOC125227563 gene encoding golgin subfamily A member 1 isoform X4 has translation MFASLKSKIKEETGSDISKLTSSWRTGAFLGRITLRDDSSTASPSSSGGQGDTTSDSISPQLESYLSDRTGGRVDQAALQQQYSSQLEAKLKERDSYWEQKIEELKLTLASVQGEEALAAQSVARAAQAEAAKAATERDAAQKQLVECRARLAAAERAQDRLDTLTEEMEVTRRDWARERSVEAAKLGEAEARARDLADELAVVRAAAPPGSEHHHMHDDDKREVSPTGCEEYDRVSRERAVLARQLQEAKMALADVKTSWSGQIASLETQEKTMDLESRIEELTEENRELSEALENERTLVKILREKIDKSNRLYDETKVEVNHLNSVVTDMQHDYVDMQRKYDKEKREKDEALLRNAHMSQTIEMSQCDVRYQEAEIAELKAKIAELEVLIAQHKENQAACMLIKENDESRKAEIEQLNKKIYEMAESENSFKKTIQDLETEICDKNKKIKTLDNRISDMKKTLQRELQSSKPDLLAAEEQDISRRYLKHVVLRFLTARELEARQLTRALAVLLRLSAHEEALLRAALPPASRSGLSAWFPSLNT, from the exons ATGTTCGCCAGCTTGAAAAGCAAAATAAAAGAGGAGACGGGTAGTGACATAAGCAAATTGACAAGCAGTTGGCGCACTGGAGCCTTTTTGGGCCGCATAACATTGAGAGATGACTCG TCTACCGCCAGCCCCTCCAGTTCCGGGGGACAGGGAGACACTACGTCAGAT TCCATATCTCCACAACTCGAGTCCTACCTCTCAGACCGCACGGGCGGCAGAGTGGACCAGGCGGCTCTGCAGCAGCAGTACTCATCTCAACTTGAAGCTAAGCTGAAAGAGAGAGATTCATACTGGGAACAGAAAATTGAAGAGTTGAAACTAACTTTGGCATCTGTTCAAG GTGAAGAAGCATTGGCAGCACAGTCTGTGGCGCGAGCAGCGCAGGCCGAAGCGGCGAAGGCAGCAACGGAGCGCGATGCGGCTCAGAAGCAACTGGTGGAGTGCCGTGCGCGCCTGGCGGCTGCTGAGCGCGCCCAGGATCGACTCGACACGCTTACT GAAGAGATGGAAGTAACGAGGCGGGATTGGGcacgcgagcgtagcgtcgaaGCCGCGAAGTTAGGCGAAGCAGAAGCGCGCGCGCGCGATCTTGCTGATGAGCTGGCTGTGGTGCGCGCCGCCGCACCACCTGGCTCTGAGCATCACCACATGCACGACGATG ACAAACGCGAAGTATCCCCGACCGGGTGCGAGGAGTACGACCGCGTGAGCCGCGAGCGCGCGGTGCTGGCGCGGCAGCTGCAGGAAGCCAAGATGGCGCTGGCCGACGTCAAGACTTCATGGAGCGGCCAGATCGCCTCGCTCGAGACACAG GAAAAAACAATGGATCTCGAGAGTCGTATAGAAGAGCTGACAGAGGAAAACCGTGAGCTGTCGGAGGCTCTCGAAAACGAACGGACGCTGGTGAAAATCCTTCGGGAGAAGATCGACAAGTCCAACCGACTTTACGACGAGACgaaagttgaagtcaaccatcTTAATTCGGTGGTGACGGATATGCAACACGATTATGTGGATATGCAGAGGAAGTATGACAA AGAAAAACGCGAAAAAGATGAGGCGCTGCTCCGAAACGCACACATGTCGCAAACGATCGAGATGAGCCAGTGCGACGTACGGTACCAGGAGGCGGAGATTGCCGAGCTCAAGGCGAAAATAGCCGAACTGGAGGTGCTTATAGCGCAACATAAAGAG aaTCAAGCAGCATGTATGCTAATAAAGGAAAACGACGAATCGCGGAAAGCAGAGATCGAGCAGCTAAACAAAAAGATTTACGAAATGGCGGAAAGCGAAAACTCATTCAAAAAGACTATACAAGACTTAGAAACTGAAATCTGTGATAAAAATAAG aaaattaagACTTTAGACAATCGGATATCTGACATGAAGAAAACGCTACAGAGGGAACTTCAGAGCAGTAAACCTGATTTATTGGCGGCGGAGGAACAAGACATTAGCAGACG GTACTTGAAGCACGTGGTGCTGCGCTTCCTGACGGCGCGCGAGCTGGAGGCGCGGCAGCTCACGCGCGCCCTCGCCGTGCTGCTGCGACTCTCCGCGCACGAGGAGGCCCTGCTCCGAGCTGCCTTACCGCCGGCCTCCCGCTCCGGACTCTCCGCCTGGTTCCCTTCGCTTAACACCTGA
- the LOC125227563 gene encoding golgin subfamily A member 1 isoform X3, which translates to MFASLKSKIKEETGSDISKLTSSWRTGAFLGRITLRDDSSTASPSSSGGQGDTTSDSISPQLESYLSDRTGGRVDQAALQQQYSSQLEAKLKERDSYWEQKIEELKLTLASVQGEEALAAQSVARAAQAEAAKAATERDAAQKQLVECRARLAAAERAQDRLDTLTEEMEVTRRDWARERSVEAAKLGEAEARARDLADELAVVRAAAPPGSEHHHMHDDDKREVSPTGCEEYDRVSRERAVLARQLQEAKMALADVKTSWSGQIASLETQVARLSRQAGEEGAERRRVETEKQEMQEKLLNMAAELEKAKQNLANSEAKEKTMDLESRIEELTEENRELSEALENERTLVKILREKIDKSNRLYDETKVEVNHLNSVVTDMQHDYVDMQRKYDKEKREKDEALLRNAHMSQTIEMSQCDVRYQEAEIAELKAKIAELEVLIAQHKENQAACMLIKENDESRKAEIEQLNKKIYEMAESENSFKKTIQDLETEICDKNKKIKTLDNRISDMKKTLQRELQSSKPDLLAAEEQDISRRYLKHVVLRFLTARELEARQLTRALAVLLRLSAHEEALLRAALPPASRSGLSAWFPSLNT; encoded by the exons ATGTTCGCCAGCTTGAAAAGCAAAATAAAAGAGGAGACGGGTAGTGACATAAGCAAATTGACAAGCAGTTGGCGCACTGGAGCCTTTTTGGGCCGCATAACATTGAGAGATGACTCG TCTACCGCCAGCCCCTCCAGTTCCGGGGGACAGGGAGACACTACGTCAGAT TCCATATCTCCACAACTCGAGTCCTACCTCTCAGACCGCACGGGCGGCAGAGTGGACCAGGCGGCTCTGCAGCAGCAGTACTCATCTCAACTTGAAGCTAAGCTGAAAGAGAGAGATTCATACTGGGAACAGAAAATTGAAGAGTTGAAACTAACTTTGGCATCTGTTCAAG GTGAAGAAGCATTGGCAGCACAGTCTGTGGCGCGAGCAGCGCAGGCCGAAGCGGCGAAGGCAGCAACGGAGCGCGATGCGGCTCAGAAGCAACTGGTGGAGTGCCGTGCGCGCCTGGCGGCTGCTGAGCGCGCCCAGGATCGACTCGACACGCTTACT GAAGAGATGGAAGTAACGAGGCGGGATTGGGcacgcgagcgtagcgtcgaaGCCGCGAAGTTAGGCGAAGCAGAAGCGCGCGCGCGCGATCTTGCTGATGAGCTGGCTGTGGTGCGCGCCGCCGCACCACCTGGCTCTGAGCATCACCACATGCACGACGATG ACAAACGCGAAGTATCCCCGACCGGGTGCGAGGAGTACGACCGCGTGAGCCGCGAGCGCGCGGTGCTGGCGCGGCAGCTGCAGGAAGCCAAGATGGCGCTGGCCGACGTCAAGACTTCATGGAGCGGCCAGATCGCCTCGCTCGAGACACAG GTGGCGCGACTGTCGCGCCAGGCCGGCGAGGAGGGCGCGGAACGGAGAAGAGTAGAGACCGAGAAGCAAGAGATGCAGGAGAAACTTCTCAACATGGCCGCCGAACTCGAGAAGGCCAAGCAGAATCTTGCCAATAGCGAAGCGAAG GAAAAAACAATGGATCTCGAGAGTCGTATAGAAGAGCTGACAGAGGAAAACCGTGAGCTGTCGGAGGCTCTCGAAAACGAACGGACGCTGGTGAAAATCCTTCGGGAGAAGATCGACAAGTCCAACCGACTTTACGACGAGACgaaagttgaagtcaaccatcTTAATTCGGTGGTGACGGATATGCAACACGATTATGTGGATATGCAGAGGAAGTATGACAA AGAAAAACGCGAAAAAGATGAGGCGCTGCTCCGAAACGCACACATGTCGCAAACGATCGAGATGAGCCAGTGCGACGTACGGTACCAGGAGGCGGAGATTGCCGAGCTCAAGGCGAAAATAGCCGAACTGGAGGTGCTTATAGCGCAACATAAAGAG aaTCAAGCAGCATGTATGCTAATAAAGGAAAACGACGAATCGCGGAAAGCAGAGATCGAGCAGCTAAACAAAAAGATTTACGAAATGGCGGAAAGCGAAAACTCATTCAAAAAGACTATACAAGACTTAGAAACTGAAATCTGTGATAAAAATAAG aaaattaagACTTTAGACAATCGGATATCTGACATGAAGAAAACGCTACAGAGGGAACTTCAGAGCAGTAAACCTGATTTATTGGCGGCGGAGGAACAAGACATTAGCAGACG GTACTTGAAGCACGTGGTGCTGCGCTTCCTGACGGCGCGCGAGCTGGAGGCGCGGCAGCTCACGCGCGCCCTCGCCGTGCTGCTGCGACTCTCCGCGCACGAGGAGGCCCTGCTCCGAGCTGCCTTACCGCCGGCCTCCCGCTCCGGACTCTCCGCCTGGTTCCCTTCGCTTAACACCTGA
- the LOC125227563 gene encoding golgin subfamily A member 1 isoform X1, which translates to MFASLKSKIKEETGSDISKLTSSWRTGAFLGRITLRDDSSTASPSSSGGQGDTTSDSISPQLESYLSDRTGGRVDQAALQQQYSSQLEAKLKERDSYWEQKIEELKLTLASVQGEEALAAQSVARAAQAEAAKAATERDAAQKQLVECRARLAAAERAQDRLDTLTEEMEVTRRDWARERSVEAAKLGEAEARARDLADELAVVRAAAPPGSEHHHMHDDDKREVSPTGCEEYDRVSRERAVLARQLQEAKMALADVKTSWSGQIASLETQVARLSRQAGEEGAERRRVETEKQEMQEKLLNMAAELEKAKQNLANSEAKVARLNGEVHALAMEVKGLRSAASHEGEKTMDLESRIEELTEENRELSEALENERTLVKILREKIDKSNRLYDETKVEVNHLNSVVTDMQHDYVDMQRKYDKEKREKDEALLRNAHMSQTIEMSQCDVRYQEAEIAELKAKIAELEVLIAQHKENQAACMLIKENDESRKAEIEQLNKKIYEMAESENSFKKTIQDLETEICDKNKKIKTLDNRISDMKKTLQRELQSSKPDLLAAEEQDISRRYLKHVVLRFLTARELEARQLTRALAVLLRLSAHEEALLRAALPPASRSGLSAWFPSLNT; encoded by the exons ATGTTCGCCAGCTTGAAAAGCAAAATAAAAGAGGAGACGGGTAGTGACATAAGCAAATTGACAAGCAGTTGGCGCACTGGAGCCTTTTTGGGCCGCATAACATTGAGAGATGACTCG TCTACCGCCAGCCCCTCCAGTTCCGGGGGACAGGGAGACACTACGTCAGAT TCCATATCTCCACAACTCGAGTCCTACCTCTCAGACCGCACGGGCGGCAGAGTGGACCAGGCGGCTCTGCAGCAGCAGTACTCATCTCAACTTGAAGCTAAGCTGAAAGAGAGAGATTCATACTGGGAACAGAAAATTGAAGAGTTGAAACTAACTTTGGCATCTGTTCAAG GTGAAGAAGCATTGGCAGCACAGTCTGTGGCGCGAGCAGCGCAGGCCGAAGCGGCGAAGGCAGCAACGGAGCGCGATGCGGCTCAGAAGCAACTGGTGGAGTGCCGTGCGCGCCTGGCGGCTGCTGAGCGCGCCCAGGATCGACTCGACACGCTTACT GAAGAGATGGAAGTAACGAGGCGGGATTGGGcacgcgagcgtagcgtcgaaGCCGCGAAGTTAGGCGAAGCAGAAGCGCGCGCGCGCGATCTTGCTGATGAGCTGGCTGTGGTGCGCGCCGCCGCACCACCTGGCTCTGAGCATCACCACATGCACGACGATG ACAAACGCGAAGTATCCCCGACCGGGTGCGAGGAGTACGACCGCGTGAGCCGCGAGCGCGCGGTGCTGGCGCGGCAGCTGCAGGAAGCCAAGATGGCGCTGGCCGACGTCAAGACTTCATGGAGCGGCCAGATCGCCTCGCTCGAGACACAG GTGGCGCGACTGTCGCGCCAGGCCGGCGAGGAGGGCGCGGAACGGAGAAGAGTAGAGACCGAGAAGCAAGAGATGCAGGAGAAACTTCTCAACATGGCCGCCGAACTCGAGAAGGCCAAGCAGAATCTTGCCAATAGCGAAGCGAAG GTGGCGCGGCTGAACGGCGAGGTGCACGCGCTAGCCATGGAGGTGAAGGGTCTCCGGAGCGCCGCCAGCCACGAGGGC GAAAAAACAATGGATCTCGAGAGTCGTATAGAAGAGCTGACAGAGGAAAACCGTGAGCTGTCGGAGGCTCTCGAAAACGAACGGACGCTGGTGAAAATCCTTCGGGAGAAGATCGACAAGTCCAACCGACTTTACGACGAGACgaaagttgaagtcaaccatcTTAATTCGGTGGTGACGGATATGCAACACGATTATGTGGATATGCAGAGGAAGTATGACAA AGAAAAACGCGAAAAAGATGAGGCGCTGCTCCGAAACGCACACATGTCGCAAACGATCGAGATGAGCCAGTGCGACGTACGGTACCAGGAGGCGGAGATTGCCGAGCTCAAGGCGAAAATAGCCGAACTGGAGGTGCTTATAGCGCAACATAAAGAG aaTCAAGCAGCATGTATGCTAATAAAGGAAAACGACGAATCGCGGAAAGCAGAGATCGAGCAGCTAAACAAAAAGATTTACGAAATGGCGGAAAGCGAAAACTCATTCAAAAAGACTATACAAGACTTAGAAACTGAAATCTGTGATAAAAATAAG aaaattaagACTTTAGACAATCGGATATCTGACATGAAGAAAACGCTACAGAGGGAACTTCAGAGCAGTAAACCTGATTTATTGGCGGCGGAGGAACAAGACATTAGCAGACG GTACTTGAAGCACGTGGTGCTGCGCTTCCTGACGGCGCGCGAGCTGGAGGCGCGGCAGCTCACGCGCGCCCTCGCCGTGCTGCTGCGACTCTCCGCGCACGAGGAGGCCCTGCTCCGAGCTGCCTTACCGCCGGCCTCCCGCTCCGGACTCTCCGCCTGGTTCCCTTCGCTTAACACCTGA
- the LOC125227563 gene encoding golgin subfamily A member 1 isoform X2, translating into MFASLKSKIKEETGSDISKLTSSWRTGAFLGRITLRDDSSISPQLESYLSDRTGGRVDQAALQQQYSSQLEAKLKERDSYWEQKIEELKLTLASVQGEEALAAQSVARAAQAEAAKAATERDAAQKQLVECRARLAAAERAQDRLDTLTEEMEVTRRDWARERSVEAAKLGEAEARARDLADELAVVRAAAPPGSEHHHMHDDDKREVSPTGCEEYDRVSRERAVLARQLQEAKMALADVKTSWSGQIASLETQVARLSRQAGEEGAERRRVETEKQEMQEKLLNMAAELEKAKQNLANSEAKVARLNGEVHALAMEVKGLRSAASHEGEKTMDLESRIEELTEENRELSEALENERTLVKILREKIDKSNRLYDETKVEVNHLNSVVTDMQHDYVDMQRKYDKEKREKDEALLRNAHMSQTIEMSQCDVRYQEAEIAELKAKIAELEVLIAQHKENQAACMLIKENDESRKAEIEQLNKKIYEMAESENSFKKTIQDLETEICDKNKKIKTLDNRISDMKKTLQRELQSSKPDLLAAEEQDISRRYLKHVVLRFLTARELEARQLTRALAVLLRLSAHEEALLRAALPPASRSGLSAWFPSLNT; encoded by the exons ATGTTCGCCAGCTTGAAAAGCAAAATAAAAGAGGAGACGGGTAGTGACATAAGCAAATTGACAAGCAGTTGGCGCACTGGAGCCTTTTTGGGCCGCATAACATTGAGAGATGACTCG TCCATATCTCCACAACTCGAGTCCTACCTCTCAGACCGCACGGGCGGCAGAGTGGACCAGGCGGCTCTGCAGCAGCAGTACTCATCTCAACTTGAAGCTAAGCTGAAAGAGAGAGATTCATACTGGGAACAGAAAATTGAAGAGTTGAAACTAACTTTGGCATCTGTTCAAG GTGAAGAAGCATTGGCAGCACAGTCTGTGGCGCGAGCAGCGCAGGCCGAAGCGGCGAAGGCAGCAACGGAGCGCGATGCGGCTCAGAAGCAACTGGTGGAGTGCCGTGCGCGCCTGGCGGCTGCTGAGCGCGCCCAGGATCGACTCGACACGCTTACT GAAGAGATGGAAGTAACGAGGCGGGATTGGGcacgcgagcgtagcgtcgaaGCCGCGAAGTTAGGCGAAGCAGAAGCGCGCGCGCGCGATCTTGCTGATGAGCTGGCTGTGGTGCGCGCCGCCGCACCACCTGGCTCTGAGCATCACCACATGCACGACGATG ACAAACGCGAAGTATCCCCGACCGGGTGCGAGGAGTACGACCGCGTGAGCCGCGAGCGCGCGGTGCTGGCGCGGCAGCTGCAGGAAGCCAAGATGGCGCTGGCCGACGTCAAGACTTCATGGAGCGGCCAGATCGCCTCGCTCGAGACACAG GTGGCGCGACTGTCGCGCCAGGCCGGCGAGGAGGGCGCGGAACGGAGAAGAGTAGAGACCGAGAAGCAAGAGATGCAGGAGAAACTTCTCAACATGGCCGCCGAACTCGAGAAGGCCAAGCAGAATCTTGCCAATAGCGAAGCGAAG GTGGCGCGGCTGAACGGCGAGGTGCACGCGCTAGCCATGGAGGTGAAGGGTCTCCGGAGCGCCGCCAGCCACGAGGGC GAAAAAACAATGGATCTCGAGAGTCGTATAGAAGAGCTGACAGAGGAAAACCGTGAGCTGTCGGAGGCTCTCGAAAACGAACGGACGCTGGTGAAAATCCTTCGGGAGAAGATCGACAAGTCCAACCGACTTTACGACGAGACgaaagttgaagtcaaccatcTTAATTCGGTGGTGACGGATATGCAACACGATTATGTGGATATGCAGAGGAAGTATGACAA AGAAAAACGCGAAAAAGATGAGGCGCTGCTCCGAAACGCACACATGTCGCAAACGATCGAGATGAGCCAGTGCGACGTACGGTACCAGGAGGCGGAGATTGCCGAGCTCAAGGCGAAAATAGCCGAACTGGAGGTGCTTATAGCGCAACATAAAGAG aaTCAAGCAGCATGTATGCTAATAAAGGAAAACGACGAATCGCGGAAAGCAGAGATCGAGCAGCTAAACAAAAAGATTTACGAAATGGCGGAAAGCGAAAACTCATTCAAAAAGACTATACAAGACTTAGAAACTGAAATCTGTGATAAAAATAAG aaaattaagACTTTAGACAATCGGATATCTGACATGAAGAAAACGCTACAGAGGGAACTTCAGAGCAGTAAACCTGATTTATTGGCGGCGGAGGAACAAGACATTAGCAGACG GTACTTGAAGCACGTGGTGCTGCGCTTCCTGACGGCGCGCGAGCTGGAGGCGCGGCAGCTCACGCGCGCCCTCGCCGTGCTGCTGCGACTCTCCGCGCACGAGGAGGCCCTGCTCCGAGCTGCCTTACCGCCGGCCTCCCGCTCCGGACTCTCCGCCTGGTTCCCTTCGCTTAACACCTGA